Proteins from a genomic interval of Pseudonocardia sp. C8:
- a CDS encoding DUF6879 family protein — MIDEKQLEAAIDRHFQRAGDQLFRMECLPRYMASAGEESDFQRFLAGADGPDMERKEQWLAILRAEEQRGLVSYRVRVFSEAMTEYERYEAEWCYVHNAVAGEDIYVLRDGEHEMPDSVIREDFWLVNDVLLIPMRYDEHGRFLGADLVTDPTTIAPYLHARDDAHSAAEPFATWWDRHPELHQRRRAA; from the coding sequence ATGATCGACGAGAAGCAGCTCGAAGCTGCCATCGACCGTCACTTCCAGCGCGCGGGGGACCAGCTCTTCCGCATGGAATGCCTCCCCCGCTACATGGCCAGCGCCGGAGAGGAGAGCGACTTCCAGCGGTTCCTCGCCGGCGCGGACGGCCCGGACATGGAACGCAAGGAGCAGTGGCTCGCGATCCTGCGGGCCGAAGAGCAGCGTGGGCTCGTCTCGTACCGGGTTCGGGTCTTCTCCGAGGCGATGACCGAGTACGAGCGGTACGAAGCCGAGTGGTGCTACGTCCACAACGCCGTCGCCGGCGAGGACATCTACGTGCTCCGCGACGGTGAGCACGAGATGCCCGACAGCGTGATCCGCGAAGACTTCTGGCTCGTCAACGACGTCCTGCTCATCCCGATGCGCTACGACGAGCACGGACGTTTCCTCGGGGCCGACCTCGTCACCGACCCGACCACGATCGCGCCGTACCTGCATGCGCGCGACGACGCCCACTCCGCTGCCGAGCCGTTTGCCACCTGGTGGGATCGGCACCCCGAGCTGCACCAGCGGCGGCGGGCGGCCTGA
- a CDS encoding pentapeptide repeat-containing protein: MPLGRRQKLADTDNKPSPVDESLRPLSAWYVVLAVVAVVLVAAPLTWWLYTIAGDDPGRKIDAIRTGLTTAAGTGGVFALLLAFHRQRITERIAENTRLASKRDHDQRDRVAEQAEKDALARRITEQHAKAAEQLGSDKAPVRLAGLYTLERIGQDNRSEQQTVVNLICAYLRMPYDKPVAPSADGPETDCEENRRRSEELEVRKTAQQILHLHAVRSGREGGPDSMHWPNLLINLANSCLFDMRFDRWNVQFLKLDGADVEGDAHFELSEFQQFADFSGAHFWGGANFSDTSFKFFANFDRTRVVGSAKFTNTIFGDVVNFRNARFDGGAQFYARFEGDIAATSGLWPPEVTISHNAGAMLVANDEGQSVRGKQSLAQG, from the coding sequence ATGCCGCTAGGGCGACGTCAGAAGCTCGCAGACACCGACAACAAGCCGTCGCCGGTGGACGAGTCACTACGACCACTGTCCGCCTGGTACGTCGTCCTGGCCGTGGTAGCCGTCGTCCTCGTGGCAGCACCGTTGACGTGGTGGCTCTACACGATCGCCGGTGACGACCCGGGTAGGAAGATCGACGCCATCCGGACCGGCCTGACGACGGCGGCCGGCACCGGAGGTGTGTTCGCCTTACTACTGGCCTTTCACCGTCAGAGGATCACGGAGAGGATCGCAGAGAACACCCGCTTAGCGTCCAAGCGGGACCATGATCAGCGAGACCGCGTAGCCGAGCAGGCGGAGAAGGACGCCTTAGCCCGCAGGATCACGGAGCAGCACGCCAAGGCCGCAGAGCAGCTCGGTAGTGACAAGGCGCCCGTGAGACTTGCTGGCCTCTATACTCTCGAACGCATTGGGCAGGATAACAGGTCGGAACAGCAGACTGTCGTAAATCTAATCTGTGCATACCTCCGTATGCCATACGATAAGCCTGTTGCCCCCAGTGCAGATGGTCCGGAGACTGACTGCGAGGAGAACAGGCGCCGAAGCGAAGAGTTAGAAGTGCGGAAGACGGCCCAGCAAATCCTTCATCTGCATGCGGTAAGGTCGGGGCGCGAAGGTGGCCCAGACTCGATGCACTGGCCAAACCTGCTGATCAATTTGGCGAATTCATGCCTATTTGACATGCGCTTTGACAGGTGGAACGTGCAGTTTCTCAAGCTCGACGGCGCTGACGTAGAAGGCGACGCTCATTTTGAACTGTCCGAATTCCAGCAGTTCGCTGACTTCTCCGGGGCCCACTTTTGGGGTGGCGCCAACTTCTCGGACACAAGTTTCAAGTTCTTTGCGAACTTCGATCGTACCCGCGTTGTGGGCTCCGCAAAGTTCACCAATACAATCTTCGGTGACGTTGTCAACTTTCGGAACGCGAGATTCGACGGCGGTGCCCAATTCTATGCGCGATTCGAAGGCGATATTGCTGCTACCTCTGGCCTCTGGCCTCCCGAGGTAACAATATCACATAACGCGGGAGCGATGCTAGTTGCGAATGACGAGGGGCAGTCTGTCCGAGGGAAACAATCGCTTGCTCAGGGGTAA
- a CDS encoding cytochrome P450 → MIGRAMTGSMANPASINATNVFAQILDAANRPDPYPFYARLRDQPVTQIDEHAWVVSTHREITRLLRDPRISADRRLEDAASSQPPRTDGTPRTVPFIRQDFQRQDPPDHDRLRRLVMHQFVPRTMGMRDHIDDLVQRSLDVHATQEAGQLDIVADLAYPLPVTIICEILGVPQEDEPSFREFARILTRSLDPIESLTDDEQHEMQATAMEFRDYLVDLIQKRMAHPGDDLLSGLLAGGDPAGSMELVDVGATLALLLIAGHETTVNLIANGTLALMRHPEVLERLRDNPALATSLVEEVLRYDPPVQMSGRSTLADIEIAGVTIPQGDRVSLLLAAGNRDPDRFTEPDFFWPERPNNAHLAFGGGIHYCIGATLARAEAQIALSAVARRLENPRLVMDPPPYRANAALRGPDRLPIAFDQLLAPDRP, encoded by the coding sequence ATGATCGGTCGCGCGATGACGGGTTCCATGGCAAACCCTGCATCAATTAACGCCACGAACGTTTTCGCCCAGATCCTCGATGCTGCGAATCGTCCCGATCCATACCCATTCTACGCCCGTCTCCGCGATCAGCCGGTGACGCAGATCGACGAGCACGCGTGGGTAGTCAGCACCCATCGTGAGATCACCCGGTTACTCCGTGACCCCCGCATCAGCGCCGACCGACGCCTCGAAGATGCGGCGAGCAGCCAACCGCCGAGAACGGATGGCACGCCCCGTACCGTTCCATTCATCCGCCAGGATTTCCAGCGCCAGGACCCACCAGACCATGACCGGCTCCGCCGCTTGGTGATGCATCAATTCGTGCCACGAACCATGGGGATGCGTGACCACATCGATGACCTGGTTCAGCGCTCCCTCGATGTTCATGCCACCCAGGAAGCAGGCCAGCTCGACATCGTGGCCGACCTTGCGTATCCGCTACCGGTCACCATCATCTGCGAGATCTTGGGCGTGCCTCAGGAGGATGAGCCGAGCTTCCGAGAGTTTGCCCGCATCCTGACCCGGAGCCTCGACCCCATCGAGTCCCTCACTGATGACGAGCAGCATGAGATGCAGGCGACCGCGATGGAGTTCCGCGACTACCTGGTGGATCTGATCCAGAAGCGCATGGCGCATCCCGGTGACGACCTGCTGTCCGGTCTGCTCGCCGGCGGCGACCCCGCTGGGTCGATGGAGCTGGTAGACGTGGGCGCCACGCTTGCGTTGTTGCTTATCGCTGGTCACGAGACCACGGTCAATCTGATCGCGAATGGCACCCTGGCGCTGATGCGTCACCCCGAGGTCCTTGAGCGGTTGCGCGACAACCCCGCCTTGGCCACCTCACTCGTCGAGGAGGTGCTGCGTTACGACCCACCGGTCCAGATGTCCGGGCGTAGCACGTTGGCCGATATCGAGATCGCAGGCGTCACCATTCCGCAAGGCGACCGCGTGAGCCTGCTACTTGCGGCGGGTAATCGCGATCCTGACCGGTTCACCGAACCCGACTTCTTCTGGCCCGAGCGACCGAACAACGCACACCTCGCTTTCGGCGGCGGCATCCATTACTGCATCGGCGCCACCTTGGCCCGAGCCGAGGCCCAGATTGCCCTGAGCGCGGTCGCCCGCAGGCTCGAGAATCCCCGCCTAGTGATGGATCCACCGCCCTATCGAGCCAACGCCGCCCTCCGCGGCCCAGATCGGCTGCCAATCGCCTTCGATCAGCTTCTCGCCCCTGACAGACCGTAA
- a CDS encoding TetR/AcrR family transcriptional regulator has translation MRESLLDAAASVFAERGYDRSRLADIARLAGFTTGAVYSNFGSKHGLFSALLARHAAEQVVAVPDLVKGEPGPHATGVRAAEILADQVVDNLRWHQLVVEFTSRAGRDHEVRDAFIPHSREWHRRVAKVLTDEAERLGLRLVVDADVAAVAFLATRDGLVLQHSADPDLIDRDTFAQALAAVLKGLMTPEPGSRHQQPPATSTPPSRLPQHLTDGCD, from the coding sequence GTGCGCGAGTCGCTGCTGGACGCTGCGGCAAGTGTGTTCGCCGAGCGCGGCTATGACAGGAGCCGGCTGGCCGATATCGCACGGTTGGCCGGTTTCACTACTGGCGCGGTCTACTCAAACTTCGGCAGCAAGCACGGTCTGTTCTCGGCGTTGCTAGCCCGCCATGCCGCTGAGCAGGTCGTCGCGGTTCCCGATCTCGTCAAGGGCGAGCCCGGACCACACGCGACCGGTGTACGTGCTGCCGAAATCCTCGCCGACCAGGTGGTGGACAACCTGCGCTGGCACCAGTTGGTCGTGGAGTTTACCTCCCGCGCCGGTCGCGATCATGAGGTGCGAGATGCCTTCATCCCGCACTCGCGTGAATGGCACAGGCGAGTCGCCAAAGTCTTGACCGACGAAGCGGAACGGCTTGGACTGCGATTGGTGGTCGACGCCGACGTCGCCGCAGTGGCCTTCCTTGCAACCAGGGACGGGCTAGTCCTCCAGCATTCCGCGGATCCAGACCTAATCGATCGCGACACATTCGCTCAGGCGCTCGCCGCGGTACTCAAGGGCCTGATGACGCCCGAGCCCGGCTCCCGACACCAGCAGCCGCCAGCCACGAGCACGCCCCCCTCGCGCTTGCCTCAGCACCTCACAGACGGGTGTGACTAA
- a CDS encoding amidase family protein, translating to MTWAFNLTGHPAVSIPAGFTSDGCPVGLQLVAAPGHDGLLLRLLEEHVPPTPPPIPRRRGRQKRAGDPR from the coding sequence CTGACCTGGGCGTTCAACCTCACCGGGCACCCCGCGGTGAGCATCCCCGCCGGGTTCACCAGCGACGGCTGCCCGGTCGGGCTGCAGCTCGTCGCCGCTCCGGGCCACGACGGGCTGCTGCTGCGGCTGCTCGAGGAACACGTGCCACCCACCCCCCCCCCGATCCCCCGCCGCCGAGGGCGACAGAAGCGAGCTGGTGATCCACGATGA
- the ligD gene encoding non-homologous end-joining DNA ligase, producing the protein MSAAAHGIRPMLATTGPLPHDDRWAVELKYDGVRAIVHCPEDPKGPLRLWSRNDRDLARSYPELATLELGRDVVVDAEIVALDSRGRPDFELLQRRLGHTAPRPELVAETPVTLVVFDLLVENGRRLLDLPYDQRREHLHALNLAGPSHLHVPPNWPGTGMQDLLTAAAAHGLEGVIAKRRASRYESGRRSRAWVKHPIRHSTDVVILGWSPASGRSQSLGSLHVAIGDGTRLIPAGEVGTGFSQTTSRHLLTRLIPLHRDTPAIPTAATLPSSPFARRRTPRPPVHWVEPILVGRVQYRQLTRAGQLRHASFVGLQDDRSPSDVALQQPFSPLGDNATG; encoded by the coding sequence ATGAGCGCCGCAGCCCACGGGATCCGGCCCATGCTGGCCACCACCGGGCCGCTCCCCCACGACGACCGGTGGGCGGTCGAGCTGAAATACGACGGCGTCCGCGCCATAGTGCACTGCCCGGAGGACCCCAAAGGCCCGTTGCGGCTGTGGTCGCGCAACGACCGCGACCTCGCCCGCAGCTACCCGGAACTGGCCACGCTGGAACTTGGCCGTGACGTCGTCGTCGACGCCGAGATTGTGGCCCTCGATAGTCGCGGCCGACCCGACTTCGAGCTGCTCCAGCGGCGCCTCGGCCACACCGCACCCCGTCCCGAGCTCGTGGCCGAGACTCCAGTGACCCTGGTCGTGTTCGATCTGCTCGTCGAGAACGGCAGACGACTGCTGGACCTGCCCTACGACCAGCGCCGAGAACACCTGCACGCTCTGAACCTCGCTGGCCCTTCTCATCTTCATGTGCCACCGAACTGGCCCGGTACCGGCATGCAGGACCTGCTCACCGCTGCGGCCGCGCACGGGCTGGAAGGCGTCATCGCCAAGCGCCGGGCCAGTCGCTACGAATCCGGGCGCCGCAGCCGGGCCTGGGTCAAGCACCCCATCCGGCACAGCACCGACGTCGTCATCCTCGGCTGGTCCCCTGCCAGCGGTCGCAGCCAGAGCCTCGGCTCCCTGCACGTCGCCATCGGCGACGGCACCCGGCTCATCCCGGCCGGTGAGGTCGGGACCGGGTTCAGCCAGACCACTAGCCGCCACCTACTCACTCGCCTGATCCCCTTGCACAGGGACACTCCTGCGATCCCCACAGCCGCCACCTTGCCCAGCTCCCCCTTCGCCCGGCGACGGACCCCGCGCCCGCCCGTGCACTGGGTCGAGCCGATTCTCGTCGGACGAGTGCAGTACCGGCAGCTCACCCGGGCAGGGCAGCTCCGGCACGCGAGCTTTGTGGGCCTGCAAGACGACCGCAGCCCCTCCGATGTGGCTCTCCAGCAGCCCTTCTCCCCCTTGGGTGACAACGCCACGGGTTGA
- a CDS encoding ferredoxin, with product MRLVVDLNRCQSYGQCVFAAPEVFRFRGEESLEYDHVPDETNREDVQRAVAACPVQAIRSDRVGEHAVAPARQGEGRS from the coding sequence ATGAGACTTGTCGTCGATCTAAATCGCTGTCAGAGCTATGGTCAGTGCGTCTTTGCGGCACCGGAGGTGTTCCGATTCCGCGGCGAGGAATCACTCGAGTACGACCATGTGCCCGACGAGACGAACCGCGAGGACGTGCAGCGTGCGGTTGCGGCCTGTCCCGTTCAGGCGATCAGGAGCGATCGAGTGGGCGAGCATGCTGTCGCGCCCGCCAGGCAGGGGGAGGGCCGGTCATGA
- a CDS encoding helix-turn-helix transcriptional regulator yields the protein MTGARASSSPDTLSGELLRALREETGLSQNQARKAAGVGQSSLSRTEAGESRPTPRLVRAVLEVYAQHEHSTLTPERIDDLVAQARALETERVDARLVLQAGSAHRFQWRIHEAERTAQLVRSYHPSVIIGPLQTRDYAAAVFTPDAQLDAQDAAQSVDARMERAQLLADPWRRWHLIQNEQALRWPVRSFAYQAAQLESIARVAAQPNVSFRVLALDRVAPRPAPVSGFHLYDDSQALVGTESGSTLIQDADSIAMYEQLHAELTDLALSEEDSLEMLRDLANRYRKSQ from the coding sequence GTGACAGGTGCGCGGGCGAGCAGCTCCCCGGACACCCTGTCCGGGGAGCTGCTGCGCGCGCTGCGCGAGGAGACAGGGCTCAGTCAGAACCAGGCCCGCAAGGCAGCCGGGGTCGGCCAATCCTCCCTCTCGCGCACAGAGGCAGGTGAATCCCGGCCCACACCACGGCTGGTGCGCGCCGTGCTCGAGGTCTACGCCCAACACGAACACAGCACCCTCACCCCAGAACGCATCGACGACCTCGTCGCACAGGCGCGCGCGTTGGAGACCGAGCGCGTCGATGCCCGTCTCGTCCTCCAGGCCGGCAGCGCACACCGGTTCCAGTGGCGCATCCACGAGGCCGAACGCACGGCGCAGCTCGTGCGCTCCTACCACCCATCTGTGATCATCGGGCCGCTGCAGACCCGGGACTACGCAGCCGCCGTCTTCACCCCCGATGCGCAGCTCGACGCCCAAGACGCCGCGCAATCGGTCGACGCACGCATGGAGCGAGCACAACTACTCGCAGACCCGTGGCGCCGCTGGCACCTGATCCAGAACGAGCAGGCGCTGCGCTGGCCGGTCCGAAGCTTCGCCTATCAGGCCGCCCAGCTGGAGAGCATTGCGCGCGTCGCCGCCCAGCCCAACGTGAGCTTCCGCGTCCTGGCGCTCGACCGCGTCGCGCCCCGACCCGCCCCCGTGTCCGGCTTTCACCTCTACGACGACTCCCAGGCCCTCGTCGGAACCGAGTCCGGTAGCACCCTCATCCAGGACGCGGACTCCATCGCGATGTATGAGCAGCTCCACGCCGAGCTCACCGACCTCGCGCTCTCCGAGGAAGACTCCCTCGAGATGCTTCGCGACCTCGCGAACCGATACCGAAAGAGCCAGTAG
- a CDS encoding NAD(P)/FAD-dependent oxidoreductase — MTPAYCSAVSAPSRRVVVVGASLAGLRAAEVLRDNGFDGELTLIGDEPDEPYDRPPLSKAVLSGWLTTDQIWLPQSRDLDARWLLGTRAAGLDVPRREVLLADGRRIGFDRMLMATGTRARPWPQQVENSLTGVHVLRGRDDAHRLRAELAAGPRRVLVIGGGFIGCEVASSCKELGLSVTLIQRSGAPLISAVGSVVGGFVAEQMREAGVDLRLHTTATRLEGDQSGRLCRATLSDGHVLEVDVAVVALGSIRNIEWLDGAGLAADHRGVVCDAACRVFDAEGVITDDLFAAGDIARWPHPLYTGELISIEHWSNAVDQAAIAAHNMLCSPAARRAHQSLPAFWSDQFGLNIKSIGLPNLADQVVIAQGTLDARCFVAAYGRHGRLVGAVAINSPRVLDGYASLIEARTSFPPVLNAPDGPPQPHVVEAGFPEYS, encoded by the coding sequence ATGACTCCCGCATACTGTTCAGCAGTCTCCGCGCCCTCAAGACGAGTGGTAGTGGTCGGTGCCTCGCTCGCTGGGCTTCGTGCCGCGGAGGTGCTGCGCGACAACGGCTTTGACGGTGAGCTGACGTTGATCGGAGACGAGCCCGACGAGCCCTACGACCGGCCACCGTTGTCGAAAGCGGTGCTGTCCGGATGGCTGACCACCGACCAGATCTGGCTGCCGCAATCCCGTGACCTCGATGCGCGGTGGTTACTTGGTACCCGGGCCGCCGGACTGGACGTGCCGCGGCGCGAGGTTCTCCTCGCCGACGGGCGTCGAATCGGGTTCGATCGGATGTTGATGGCCACGGGAACCCGTGCGCGGCCCTGGCCGCAGCAAGTCGAGAACTCATTGACCGGCGTGCACGTCTTGCGAGGCCGTGACGACGCCCACCGGCTACGCGCTGAGCTGGCAGCCGGGCCGCGACGGGTGCTGGTCATCGGCGGTGGCTTCATCGGCTGTGAGGTCGCATCCTCGTGCAAGGAGCTTGGGCTGTCCGTCACGCTAATTCAACGCAGCGGTGCCCCACTGATCAGCGCAGTCGGAAGTGTCGTCGGAGGATTTGTCGCCGAGCAGATGCGCGAGGCCGGGGTCGATCTGCGGCTCCACACGACCGCCACACGGTTAGAGGGGGACCAATCAGGCCGGCTATGTCGGGCCACTCTGTCCGACGGCCACGTGCTGGAGGTCGATGTGGCCGTTGTAGCGCTCGGTTCGATACGCAATATCGAATGGCTGGATGGTGCCGGGCTCGCCGCCGACCACCGCGGGGTGGTCTGCGACGCGGCCTGCCGCGTCTTCGATGCCGAAGGCGTGATCACCGATGACCTGTTCGCCGCCGGGGACATCGCCCGTTGGCCGCACCCGCTCTACACCGGCGAGCTGATCTCAATCGAGCACTGGAGTAACGCGGTCGATCAGGCGGCGATCGCAGCCCACAACATGCTATGCTCACCCGCGGCTCGCCGGGCCCATCAATCGCTGCCCGCATTCTGGTCTGACCAGTTTGGACTGAATATCAAATCCATCGGGCTTCCGAACCTGGCCGACCAAGTCGTGATCGCACAAGGGACCCTCGACGCGCGATGCTTCGTCGCAGCGTACGGCCGCCACGGCCGGTTGGTGGGGGCTGTAGCGATCAATTCCCCCCGCGTGCTCGACGGCTACGCCTCATTGATCGAGGCTCGGACGTCGTTCCCACCGGTGCTCAATGCTCCCGATGGCCCCCCACAGCCCCATGTTGTTGAGGCGGGTTTCCCCGAGTACAGCTGA
- a CDS encoding TraM recognition domain-containing protein produces the protein MSATELRSVNSVEPSGRDPERLEDSALPTAVGQSLSRAAAFRAAVTRFVAAVWWWAAWPALRAGVSSVGWAHLVERAAPVLCRGRAQVAALVWLAIGTALVCWPSPAAFATGGVLVATGAVLGIRSGLGAALAAAGVVVGLGLWCLPTIAVIVGSVAVVVGALVVALPVARAVYPHSVRGRVRTAFGTDGWAGWWDLHRHLSAHAVRAAAVATRPSVAAEVTRPGTSPRPAPGRVERVPVSRCGTWLGRSVVGPVLGLDCYAAHRDVVGQVAPPQTGKTALLGHHILDHCGPVLATSTKIDLFENCAGGRAEHGPVHLFNPEGLGDVGSTVWWSPVAGCADPQVAAARAGLMVGAIETGDDGGDRWDQWSVSVLAALLMAADLSGRDMATVARWVFSPSADPRTGGAGEALALLSGAPAGRVPAGTVDALRQILATDARKTRDSIFMTLSEAVKFMTDPQIAAVASPSPGANEFDAVEFVCGRGALFLVGSDREHASIAPLLAALTGHVFETAKRVAATRRKGRLDPPLGLFLDEAALITPVPLDRWVADAGGRGIHIEWAVQSPSQLAQRWGARGADTIWNATNAKLVYGGLTLDDDLEKVSTLCGHRYEPTPSADGNERYERVRVCPPDRLRQLPQWHAVLIHRATPATIVRITPVWSRKDLLPPPTVPAALERAASTVESGTEPASGQQAA, from the coding sequence GTGAGCGCGACGGAGCTGCGCAGTGTGAACTCGGTTGAGCCGTCGGGCCGCGATCCGGAGCGCCTCGAGGACTCCGCCCTACCCACGGCGGTAGGCCAGAGTCTCAGCCGCGCGGCCGCGTTCCGAGCCGCGGTGACCCGTTTCGTCGCGGCGGTGTGGTGGTGGGCCGCGTGGCCGGCGCTGCGTGCAGGGGTGTCCTCGGTGGGGTGGGCGCACTTGGTCGAGCGCGCCGCACCGGTGTTGTGCCGGGGCCGGGCACAGGTCGCTGCGCTCGTCTGGCTGGCGATAGGTACGGCGCTGGTGTGCTGGCCCTCGCCGGCGGCGTTCGCGACGGGCGGCGTCCTGGTCGCCACCGGCGCGGTGCTGGGCATCCGCAGCGGTCTGGGCGCCGCGCTCGCTGCAGCCGGGGTGGTGGTGGGCCTGGGCCTGTGGTGTCTGCCGACGATCGCGGTGATCGTGGGGTCGGTCGCAGTCGTCGTCGGGGCCCTGGTGGTGGCGCTGCCGGTGGCGCGTGCGGTGTATCCGCACAGTGTGCGGGGGCGGGTCCGGACCGCGTTCGGTACGGACGGGTGGGCCGGTTGGTGGGATCTGCACCGGCACCTGTCGGCGCACGCGGTGCGGGCAGCGGCGGTGGCGACCCGGCCGAGTGTGGCGGCCGAAGTGACCCGCCCCGGGACGAGCCCGCGGCCGGCGCCGGGTCGGGTGGAGCGGGTGCCGGTATCGAGGTGCGGAACCTGGCTGGGCCGCTCGGTGGTCGGGCCGGTGCTGGGCCTGGACTGCTATGCCGCGCACCGGGACGTGGTCGGGCAGGTCGCTCCCCCGCAGACCGGCAAGACCGCGCTGCTGGGGCACCACATCCTCGATCACTGCGGACCGGTGCTGGCGACCTCGACGAAGATCGATCTGTTCGAGAATTGCGCCGGAGGTCGGGCCGAGCATGGGCCGGTGCATCTGTTCAATCCGGAGGGTCTGGGTGATGTCGGATCGACGGTGTGGTGGTCTCCTGTGGCTGGCTGCGCTGATCCGCAGGTCGCGGCGGCGCGGGCCGGGCTGATGGTGGGCGCGATCGAGACCGGTGACGACGGCGGGGATCGTTGGGATCAGTGGTCGGTCAGCGTGCTGGCGGCGCTGTTGATGGCGGCGGATCTGTCCGGGCGGGACATGGCAACGGTCGCGCGCTGGGTGTTCTCGCCGTCGGCTGATCCTCGCACCGGCGGGGCGGGGGAGGCGCTGGCGCTGCTGAGCGGCGCCCCTGCGGGACGGGTGCCGGCCGGGACGGTGGATGCGCTGCGCCAGATCCTGGCTACCGACGCCCGCAAGACCCGCGACTCGATTTTCATGACGCTGTCGGAGGCGGTGAAGTTCATGACCGATCCGCAGATCGCTGCGGTGGCGTCACCGTCGCCGGGGGCCAACGAGTTCGATGCCGTGGAGTTCGTGTGCGGGCGGGGGGCGCTGTTTCTGGTGGGCTCGGATCGCGAGCATGCCTCGATCGCGCCGCTGCTGGCGGCGCTGACCGGGCACGTGTTCGAGACGGCGAAGCGGGTCGCCGCCACTCGGCGGAAGGGGCGGCTGGATCCTCCGCTGGGGTTGTTCTTGGACGAGGCCGCGCTGATCACCCCCGTGCCGCTGGATCGGTGGGTCGCTGATGCCGGGGGCCGTGGGATCCACATCGAGTGGGCGGTGCAGTCGCCCTCGCAGCTGGCTCAGCGGTGGGGCGCTCGGGGCGCGGACACGATCTGGAACGCCACGAACGCCAAGCTCGTCTACGGCGGACTGACCCTCGACGACGATCTGGAGAAGGTCTCGACGCTGTGCGGGCACCGCTATGAACCGACGCCGTCGGCCGACGGCAACGAGCGCTACGAGCGGGTGCGGGTGTGCCCGCCGGATCGACTGCGGCAGTTGCCGCAGTGGCACGCGGTGCTGATCCACCGGGCGACTCCGGCCACGATCGTGCGGATCACTCCGGTGTGGTCGCGCAAGGATCTGCTCCCGCCGCCGACGGTGCCTGCCGCGCTGGAGCGTGCGGCGTCCACCGTGGAGAGTGGTACCGAGCCCGCGAGCGGTCAGCAGGCCGCCTGA
- a CDS encoding thermonuclease family protein, which translates to MFVGILVIASAVKSGSDEAATEGASTSSESTATSTVQAIPPTGASAPAFAVAPPPDPDDAEPHRDGQQRLVSRVIDGDTIKLADGEEVRVLGIDACEAGTHGGESATIAAKSLIQVMVTLRTEPGAPDRDRFGRLLRYVTLLDGSDFGEAMVPATHTGIYQGDNDASAAYLSRLEALDGAARDCDGPDLTPEPQPNRSAPDPDPDRHRPREPAEEWGTLSGGCEPGYSPCVPSYPPDLDCPDLAGPYVVTGSDPHNLDGNNDGEGCE; encoded by the coding sequence ATGTTCGTCGGCATCCTCGTGATCGCGAGCGCCGTCAAGAGCGGCTCGGACGAGGCGGCGACTGAGGGCGCCAGCACCAGCAGCGAGAGCACGGCCACCTCGACCGTGCAGGCGATCCCGCCGACCGGGGCGTCGGCGCCGGCGTTCGCCGTGGCACCACCGCCGGATCCGGACGACGCGGAGCCCCATCGAGACGGCCAGCAGCGTCTCGTCTCGCGGGTCATCGACGGCGACACGATCAAGCTCGCCGACGGCGAGGAAGTGCGCGTTCTCGGGATCGATGCGTGCGAGGCCGGAACCCATGGTGGTGAATCCGCGACGATCGCCGCCAAGAGCCTGATCCAGGTGATGGTGACGCTGCGGACCGAGCCCGGTGCGCCGGACCGTGACCGGTTCGGACGGCTGTTGCGGTACGTGACGCTGCTCGACGGCAGCGACTTCGGCGAGGCGATGGTGCCTGCCACCCACACCGGCATCTATCAGGGCGACAACGACGCCTCGGCGGCGTATCTGAGCAGGCTCGAGGCCTTGGACGGCGCGGCGCGCGACTGTGACGGGCCGGACCTGACGCCCGAGCCGCAACCCAACAGGTCCGCGCCCGACCCCGACCCCGACCGGCACCGGCCGCGGGAGCCCGCTGAGGAGTGGGGAACCCTGTCGGGGGGATGCGAACCGGGCTACTCCCCGTGCGTTCCGTCCTATCCGCCGGATCTGGACTGCCCTGACCTCGCCGGCCCGTACGTGGTGACCGGCTCGGACCCGCACAACCTGGACGGCAACAACGACGGGGAAGGGTGTGAGTGA